The following proteins come from a genomic window of Lycium ferocissimum isolate CSIRO_LF1 chromosome 4, AGI_CSIRO_Lferr_CH_V1, whole genome shotgun sequence:
- the LOC132052934 gene encoding SAGA-associated factor 11-like, giving the protein MSAPNEDNVSQPQLSLHVFYELLDSIIIDLASECHRVAKLGLDRNLEEEEEELRLSAQARASVADPGNSSETNGKYIVDIFGQTHPPVATEIFECMNCGRSIMAGRFAPHLEKCMGKGRKARLKATRSSTAQNRYTRASSASNSPYSNPTSTSRQPNGSSGVAGHEYSNGSLEEL; this is encoded by the exons ATGTCTGCACCAAATGAGGATAACGTCTCTCAACCGCAG TTGTCCTTGCACGTTTTTTATGAGCTTCTTGattccatcattattgatctcGCATCTGAGTGTCACCGCGTGGCGAAACTAGGCCTTGATCGTAATttagaagaagaggaggaagaacTTCGGTTGTCTGCACAAGCTCGGGCAAGTGTAGCCGATCCTGGCAATAGTAGTGAAACAAATGGCAAATACATTGTAGATATATTTGGGCAAACCCATCCTCCAGTTGCAACTgaaatatttgaatgtatgaattGTGGCCGATCTATCATGGCTGGGCGGTTTGCTCCTCACTTAGAGAAATGCATGGGAAAG GGGAGGAAGGCCCGTCTTAAGGCAACAAGAAGTAGCACTGCTCAGAATCGGTATACACGAGCCAGTTCTGCTTCAAACTCCCCTTATTCAAATCCCACCAGCACGAGTCGACAGCCAAATGGAAGTTCTGGAGTTGCAGGTCATGAATACTCAAATGGCTCCTTAGAAGAGTTGTGA
- the LOC132054057 gene encoding uncharacterized protein LOC132054057 — MDEKRKRFGPDLSLSQSSVDQEEPSNKVLTLDEATDFELKHGNVDPNVDLKKLRRLYYVLRLNFFFNVTFIRTISNRLSAQRARNKRIEYTTQLEKKVNDLEAKLAIMPPEIENERDKKNMLMLEGKMLREQLEIANDRSKLRTAYTEEMKLELRRLKELHEKALKEKHSAIHLLDIEGQGSNSYESESGGVIDVEQDIDQYLNLDAMNFYPPNYD; from the exons atggatgaaaaaagaaaaagattcgGGCCTGATTTGAGTTTGTCCCAAAGTTCAGTTGATCAAGAGGAACCAAGTAATAAGGTTCTAACCCTTGATGAAGCAACTGATTTTGAACTGAAGCATGGTAATGTTGACCCCAATGTGGATTTGAAGAAGCTCAGAAG gTTGTACTATGTGTTGagactaaattttttttttaatgtgacATTTATTAGAACTATATCAAATCGATTGTCTGCGCAAAGAGCCAGGAATAAGAGGATTGAATACACCACTCAATTGGAAAAGAAGGTGAACGATCTCGAG GCTAAGTTAGCTATCATGCCACCAGAAATTGAAAATGAGAGAGACAAAAAAaacatgttgatgttggagggAAAAATGTTGCGAGAACAGTTGGAGATAGCCAATGACAGATCCAAATTACGCACTG CGTATACGGAAGAGATGAAACTTGAATTGAGGAGGCTTAAGGAACTTCATGAAAAGGCTCTGAAAGAAAAGCATAGTGCTATTCATTTGTTGGATATTGAGGGACAAGGTTCCAATTCTTATGAGTCAGAATCAGGTGGAGTGATAGACGTGGAGCAAGACATAGACCAGTATCTCAACTTGGATGCCATGAATTTTTACCCACCCAATTATGATTAA
- the LOC132052933 gene encoding SAGA-associated factor 11-like encodes MSAPNEDNVSQPQLSSHVFDELLDSIIIDVASECHRVAKLGLDRNLEEEEEELRLSAQARASVADPSNISETNGKYIVDIFGQTHPPVANEIFECMNCGRSIMAGRFAPHLEKCMGKGRKARLKATRSSTAQNRYTRASSASTNSPYSNPTSTSRQPNGSSGVAGHEYSNGSLEEL; translated from the exons ATGTCTGCACCAAATGAGGATAACGTCTCTCAACCGCAG TTGTCGTCACACGTTTTTGATGAGCTTCTTGATtccatcattattgatgttgcatCTGAGTGTCACCGCGTAGCGAAACTAGGCCTTGATCGTAATttagaagaagaggaggaagaacTTCGGTTGTCTGCACAAGCTCGGGCAAGTGTAGCCGATCCTAGCAATATTAGTGAAACAAATGGCAAATACATTGTAGATATATTTGGGCAAACCCATCCTCCTGTTGCAAATgaaatatttgaatgtatgaattGTGGCCGATCTATCATGGCTGGGCGGTTTGCTCCTCACTTAGAGAAATGCATGGGAAAG GGGAGAAAGGCCCGTCTTAAGGCAACAAGAAGTAGCACTGCTCAGAATCGGTATACACGAGCCAGTTCTGCTTCAACTAACTCCCCTTATTCAAATCCCACCAGCACGAGTCGACAGCCAAATGGAAGTTCCGGAGTTGCAGGTCATGAATACTCAAATGGCTCCTTAGAAGAGTTGTGA
- the LOC132054703 gene encoding basic leucine zipper 34-like: MDEKRKRSEPDLNLSLKSSVDQEEPSNKVLTLDEAIDFELKQGNVDPNVDLKKLRRTISNRLSAQRARNKRTEYIAELEKKVKDLEDKLAIMPPEIENERDKNNMLMLEGKMLREQLEIAHERSKLRTAYTEEMKLELRRLKELHEKARKEQHSAIHLLDIEGQGSNSYESESGGVIDLEQGIDHYLNLDAMNFYPPNYD, encoded by the exons atggatgaaaaaagaaaaagatctgAGCCTGATTTGAATTTGTCCCTTAAAAGTTCAGTTGATCAAGAGGAACCAAGTAATAAGGTTCTAACCCTTGATGAAGCAATTGATTTTGAACTGAAGCAGGGTAATGTTGACCCCAATGTGGATTTGAAGAAGCTCAGAAG AACTATATCAAATCGATTGTCTGCGCAAAGAGCCAGGAATAAGAGGACTGAATACATCGCTGAATTGGAAAAGAAGGTGAAAGATCTCGAG GATAAGTTAGCAATCATGCCACCAGAAATTGAAAATGAGAGAGACAAAAATaacatgttgatgttggagggAAAAATGTTGCGAGAACAGTTGGAGATAGCCCATGAAAGATCCAAATTACGCactg CTTATACGGAAGAGATGAAACTTGAATTGAGGAGGCTTAAGGAACTTCATGAAAAGGCTCGGAAAGAACAGCATAGTGCTATTCATTTGTTGGATATTGAGGGACAAGGTTCCAATTCTTATGAGTCAGAATCAGGTGGAGTGATAGACCTGGAGCAAGGCATAGACCATTATCTCAACTTGGATGCCATGAACTTTTACCCGCCCAATTATGATTGA